The sequence below is a genomic window from Salinispira pacifica.
CTCAGAACACCCCTGGGTTGGACCCTGTTCGGAATTGTCTGGGGGCTTTCAATATTCGGGTTCATAATGAAAATGTGGGTGGTGAAGAAGCCCAATATTGTCATAGACAGTCTCTATATTCCCCTGGGCTGGATGATCCTGATGGCCATAGGTCCTCTTGCCCGAACTGCACCTCCGGGTTTTCTGCTGTGGGCAATCATCGGAGGTGTCACCTACTCCCTGGGCTTCATTTTCTACGCCTGGAAAAAACTGCCCTACTCCCATGTGATCTGGCATCTCTTCGTGCTGGCGGGCAGCATAGCCTTTTATCTGGGGTTCGCAATTTACATCGCACCTGTGGCAATGCATTGATGACTTCAATGCAAGACAGGGGCAGACTCTTTGCATAATTTTTTCATTGCCGAAATACACAAGCTGGAGAAAAATACGACATGAATAATCCAAAAAATGAAGATCAATTATACAGAAATATCAGAGCGTACAATTTCCGCCCGGTATTTCCTCTCCGGAAGGGTCAGGTTCCGGCAATCCGCCTCTTCCGATCCGGTGAGCTGAGCAGACTGCATGCTCCAAGCCATGCCGCCCTGGAAAACCTGGGAGTAACTACGGTCATCGATTTTCGCAGTGAATTCGAACGGCGAAGAGCCCCGGACAAGCTTCCCCAGGGGATAGAGTACCATCATATTCCCATAGATGCCGGTGGAGAAGAAGTACACGGTACCATGCAGGACCTGCTCAAAGGAAATGGAGATCTGGATCCTGCGGAATATATGTATAGCCTGGGCAAGCGGCTCATCGATCAGGCCGGCGAACAGTACTCCCGTTTCTTCAGCATTCTCACCGGAATCATGGAGGAGTCACACGGCCATTCTTCTCAAGGCTCCCTGGCAGACCGTGGGGTGATTTTTCATTGTACGGCCGGAAAAGACAGAACAGGTCTGGCAAGCGCAATTCTCCAGCTGTTGTCCGGAATGTCCAGGGAGGAAGTATTGCAGGAGTACCTTGTTTCCAACATCCACAACAGGGCTTTGATCAGAAAAATATTCACCCGCATTCGTATCGGCAGTTTCTTCCGGGCCGATCCGGAGGTGCTCAGACCATTGCTGGAGGTAAGGCCCGAATACCTTCTCCCTGTGCTTGATTATCTGGATGAAAGATGGGGAAGCGTCGAGAACTTTCTTCTGGCGGATGACGGACTGAAACTTGAGCCCGCAGCTGTGAAGCTTCTTTCCCGGCTGCAGCCTGCTGCCGCTGTTGACAATTGAATTGGCGCATGTTACAAATTCTTTCACTTCAATAAGTTGCACTCTATAAACAGTATCATGTAAAAAAACCGGAGCCTCATATGAAAAAACAGGGAATCGCCCTCTATCTTAAAATTTCGTTCATGATCGTGATCATGCTGATGATCGCATTCACCGTAATGACCTTCTTTCTTGAATCGGCCCTTAAACAGATTATTGTTAAGGAGAACCGGGAAGAATACGATTTCAGAATTCACCTGATCACCGCTAGGCTTGAAAACCGTAACTCCGCATTTCAGGCGGAAAAGCGGGATGTGTTAGCCAGTCAGCGCGCAAGCGCCGGTTCATCGGCCTTTACGAGCGGCAGCATCGCAGCAATGGAAGAGCAACTCCTTGATCAAATGCAGGGCGAAGTTCTCCGGGAATTGAAGTATCAGTATTATCAGGGCAGTGCGGCGGAAGACCTGGATGTATACCCCTTCATTGTGGACAGGCAGGGAAATGTAGTGATGCACCCTACCTTGAGCAGGGGCAGCGCAGCTCTGAGTGAGATGCCGTTTATCCAGAAAGCAGTGGATCTGCAAAAGGGAGCCATTGAGTACAATCTGCGGGGAGAGGAGAAATGGTACACCTTCGATACCT
It includes:
- a CDS encoding tyrosine-protein phosphatase gives rise to the protein MNNPKNEDQLYRNIRAYNFRPVFPLRKGQVPAIRLFRSGELSRLHAPSHAALENLGVTTVIDFRSEFERRRAPDKLPQGIEYHHIPIDAGGEEVHGTMQDLLKGNGDLDPAEYMYSLGKRLIDQAGEQYSRFFSILTGIMEESHGHSSQGSLADRGVIFHCTAGKDRTGLASAILQLLSGMSREEVLQEYLVSNIHNRALIRKIFTRIRIGSFFRADPEVLRPLLEVRPEYLLPVLDYLDERWGSVENFLLADDGLKLEPAAVKLLSRLQPAAAVDN